From Bradyrhizobium sp. AZCC 1610:
GCGAGGAGGCAGTCCGGCTGCTGCCCCGAATGCCGAAGATCGATATCGTGGTGACCGATTACGCCATGACGGGAATGAACGGGCTTGAGCTTGCCGAGGCAGTGGCCGCCGAGCGTCCCGGCACGCCCGTAGTGCTCTGCACAGGATATGCCGAGCTTCCAGGCTCCACGCAGCCTCATCTGCTGCGCATTTCCAAGCCGTTCGACCAGACGGCGCTGGTGGCCGCCATCGAGGAGGCAATGCGCGTACAGGCCGAGATGCGCTCGGTTTTGACCTTACACCCGAAGAGAGCCTAGCACGCGAGGCCGCGGCCATTTTTTCTCCAGCCCTGGCACCGAGCGACACCGTTCATGCCGCCCGCATGGCGTTCAGTCGCCCGATCAGCGAACGGAACGCTCGATGGCGATGGCGGTCGCCTCACCGCCACCGATGCAGAGCGCAGCGATGCCGCGTTTCAGGTTCCGCGCTTCCAGCGCATGCAGCAGCGTCACGATCAATCGCGCGCCGGTGGCGCCGATCGGGTGACCGAGTGCGCAGGCGCCGCCATTGACTTTGAGTTTTTCTCTGGCGATGCCGAGATCCTTCTGCGCCGCCATCGCCACCACCGCGAATGCTTCGTTGATCTCGAACAGGTCAACGTCGCTGACGCTCCAGCCGACCTTGTCGAGCAGCTTGCGGATGGCGGGGATCGGCGCGGTGGTGAACCATTGCGGCTCCTGGCTGTGGGTGGCGTGGCCCTTGATCTCGGCCAGCACCGGCAAGCCGTCGCGGTCGGCGAGCGAACGCTTGGCGAGAATGAGCGCCGCGGCGCCGTCGGCATTGGCGGAGGAGGCGGCCGGCGTGATGGTACCGTTGGCGCGGAACGCGGGCTTCAATCCGGGAATCTTGCCAGGGTCCACCTTGAGCGGATGTTCGTCATCGGCGACGACGCGCGGACCGGCCTTTTCAGTGAGTGTGACCGGCGCGATCTCCGCCCTGAACGCGCCGCCCTCGACCGCCTTGCGCGCCCGGGTCAGCGTCTCCATGGCATAGGCGTCCTGGTCCTTGCGGGTGAACTGATAGGCCTCCGCGGTGGCCTCGCCGAAGTCGCCCATCGAGCGGCCGGTCTCGTAGGCGTCTTCCAGCCCGTCCATCATCATGTGATCGATGATCCGGTCATGGCCGGCGCGATAGCCGCCCCGCGCCTTGGCCAGCAAATAGGGGGCGTTGCTCATGCTCTCCATGCCGCCGGACAGCACGATTCCGGCTGAGCCCGCATTGATGATGTCGTGCGCCAGCATGGTGGCTTTCATGCCGGAACCGCAGACCTTGTTGACGGTGGTGGCGCCGGTGGAGTCGGGCAGTCCGGCGCCGCGCGCGGCCTGTCGCGCCGGCGCCTGACCCTGTCCGGCCGGCAGCACATTGCCCATGAAGACCTCGTCAACGCGTTCCGGCGCGAGTTTCGCCCGCGCCAGCGCGGCGCCGATCACGTGCGCACCGAGCCTGTGCGCGCTGAAGGGGGACAACTCGCCCATGAACCGGCCAAGCGGCGTGCGTGCGGCGGAAAGGATGACGACGGGATCGGGGCTTGCGGACATCGCGGGTTCTCCTGTTTCGGTCGCTGTTATATGACGATAATCATATACAGCGGGATTGCAATGGGATGCTGCCGCTTTCCGCAGCGATGCGCTCCCTGAAAGACCGCCGGAAATGGTGGAAATTGAAGCAGCCCGGCGCATCCTTGCGGAGCCGTCGCGCGCGCCTTGCCGAAGGTCTTCGCGCGGCCTGCCTTGTCATCGATGCGGGTGATCGATGGGCCGCAGGCGCGCCATTGGCCGCCGCCCGGCCCGGTCCTCTTTCGGAACCCCTGTCCCTACCGTGAATCGTGGCGGGAGCGAGGACGTGGGAACAAGCGGGAGTGCGAAAGCCTCTGCGGTACCCGGTCTTCCCTGGATCGATGTATCGGAAGGATTAGCACCAATGATCCGGGGGCTTCTCCAACGCGCTCATTGTGGAACCCACCGGGTGCTGATTCAGTTCCGCAGGGATGGCGCAATGGCGCTGCGGGACGCAGTGCCGAAAATTCATCGCTAGTGAGATATCGACGGCTTGACTGTCATGGATGAATCCACGGGAACCAGTTCGA
This genomic window contains:
- a CDS encoding acetyl-CoA C-acyltransferase codes for the protein MSASPDPVVILSAARTPLGRFMGELSPFSAHRLGAHVIGAALARAKLAPERVDEVFMGNVLPAGQGQAPARQAARGAGLPDSTGATTVNKVCGSGMKATMLAHDIINAGSAGIVLSGGMESMSNAPYLLAKARGGYRAGHDRIIDHMMMDGLEDAYETGRSMGDFGEATAEAYQFTRKDQDAYAMETLTRARKAVEGGAFRAEIAPVTLTEKAGPRVVADDEHPLKVDPGKIPGLKPAFRANGTITPAASSANADGAAALILAKRSLADRDGLPVLAEIKGHATHSQEPQWFTTAPIPAIRKLLDKVGWSVSDVDLFEINEAFAVVAMAAQKDLGIAREKLKVNGGACALGHPIGATGARLIVTLLHALEARNLKRGIAALCIGGGEATAIAIERSVR